AACTCCCCACCACATTAAAGGCCAGTAAAACCATAAATGATTAGGTGTAGTATATAAATTGATAAAAATCAAAAAAGCATTGACAACTATATAAGAAATTAAGTTGCCATAAAACCCTTTTATATTCTCGACTTTCTTTTTAGCCTGGTAATATTTGTCTTCTTCGTTATAATTTATTTCCATGATTACTCCCATTTTTGTCTATTATTTTCTTTTTCTAAAATCTCATCTATCTTTCTTTTTTCCCATTGTTTACTAAAAAAAGGAAAACAATCAAAGGCTTTCAATCCGTGTAAAACAATTGCAACTCCCCAGCCCAGCAAGGAAAACCAAAAATATAAATAACCTGGCGAAGTTATAAGATTTACAATTATAACAATTGGATTACAGAGAAGATATACTGTCAGATGTTCATAAAACTTTCTGATTTTTTTCACTCTTTCCTGGGCCTCATAATAACGTTCTGTATCAGCATACTTTCCCATAATTATTTCCAGGTTTGTTGTTTATTATTCTCCTTTTCCAGAATCTCTCTGATCTTTCTTTCTTCCCAGTCTGAACTGTAACCAAAAACTTTAAAAGCATGCATTACAACTCCAAATCCCCAGCCTAAAGCCGAAAACCAAAACCACTGAAATCCGGGAGAATATCTCAAATTGATAAATACTAAAAACGGAATCACACAACAATACGAAATTACATTTCCGTAGAAACCTTTTAACTCTTCTACTCTTTTTTTAGCTCTAAAATAAGCTTTACTTTCATCGCTGTAGTCTGCATTTGTTTCCATAACTGCTATTTGTTTCGTTAAAATCGGAATCTTAACCGTAAATGTTTTTTCATTTTGTTCAATCAAAACTTTTCTGTTGGTTACAATTCCGTATCGATTTACAATATTTTGGAGCCCAACTCCCTGCCTGTCCTGTAGAACTTCCTTCTTCTGAAAATCATTTTGAATGGCAAGATAATCTCCGTCTGTAAAAATTCTGATATGCAATGGTTTTTGTTCACTTACTACATTATGTTTCACTGTGTTTTCTAATAAAAGCTGCAGCGACAACGGAACCACTTTTGCATCCGGATTGATATTCTCTGCTGGCAATTCATAAAACAAACTGTTTT
The Flavobacterium flavigenum genome window above contains:
- a CDS encoding 2TM domain-containing protein, which produces MEINYNEEDKYYQAKKKVENIKGFYGNLISYIVVNAFLIFINLYTTPNHLWFYWPLMWWGVGVVFHGLKVFEVFPVFGKGWEERKIREIMEKEKENKNKWQ
- a CDS encoding 2TM domain-containing protein — protein: MGKYADTERYYEAQERVKKIRKFYEHLTVYLLCNPIVIIVNLITSPGYLYFWFSLLGWGVAIVLHGLKAFDCFPFFSKQWEKRKIDEILEKENNRQKWE